ACCGCACCGAGTCGTCGTGCAAGGTCTGCCGGGTCCGGGAGCGGCTCAGGCGCTCCGCGAGTCGCTGATCCGCGGGAACGGCTCGATGGAAAAGACGAGCTCCACCGGCACCTCGAAGAACTCTGCAATGCGCAGAGCCAAGTGGAGGCTCGGGCTGTACTCCCCCCGCTCGAGGTATCCGACGGTCTGGTAGTGCACCTCGAGGGCCTCGGCCAGGTCGCGGCGCGACACGCCGTGCTCAGCGCGGAGCAGGGCGATGCGGTTGTGGACGGTGTCGCTCACGGACGCACGATCCTCGCCGTCAGCGAACGAACTGCATGGCCGACTGCTCGCGCGCCTCTGCGACCGCGGCCCCGGACTGGCGCCGCGCCATCCGCCGGACCAACAGCCCCGCGAGCCCGGTGCCGATGACCGCCCAGGCGAGCAGCACCGCGATGCCGAGAGCGATCCGCCACTCGCCGCCGAGCTCGCCACCCACGGCGGGGTCGCCCAGCAGCACCGCGCGCATGAGGTGGCCGAGCCAGTACAGCGGGAACATCTGGGCGAGCCCCTGGACCCACCCCCAGAGATCGTCCATCGACCCGAAGATCCCCGAGATCCAGGCGAGGCCGACGATTGGGAGCATCCCCCAGGTGGTGACCTGCTGCAGGCGGCGGACGACCGAGCCGATGACGAAGCCCAGCGGCAGCGAAGCCAGGATCCCCAGCAGCGCTGTGAGGATCAGGACGAGCCACCGGCCCGCGCCGCCTGGGATCGTCCCCGGCAGCAATAGAGCGGTGCCGCCGAGGACGACGACGAGGAGCGGTGCCAGCGAGACGACAGTCAGCGTCGCGACCCCGGTGAGGTAGCCCACGAGGCCGTGGGGGGCCATGCGGCTGCGCAGGAGGGTGCCGTCCTCACGCTCTAGGGCGAGGGCGTACGCGGGCCCGATGACGATCGTGAAGACGAGGATCCCGGCCAGCAGCCCTGGCAGCGCGACCTGGGGAGCGGTGAGGGCCGTGCCCTCGAGCGGCCCGTCGGCGAACCAGAGGAGCGCGACCGCGCCCGCCCCCATGCCGATGTAGAAGCCCTGGTCAGAAGGGCTGCGAAGCCCGATGACGAACTCGTGCCAGCCGCGGCGCATTCCGATG
This region of Euzebya tangerina genomic DNA includes:
- a CDS encoding helix-turn-helix transcriptional regulator, which gives rise to MSDTVHNRIALLRAEHGVSRRDLAEALEVHYQTVGYLERGEYSPSLHLALRIAEFFEVPVELVFSIEPFPRISDSRSA
- a CDS encoding ABC transporter permease, coding for MRPSIRAAGIGMRRGWHEFVIGLRSPSDQGFYIGMGAGAVALLWFADGPLEGTALTAPQVALPGLLAGILVFTIVIGPAYALALEREDGTLLRSRMAPHGLVGYLTGVATLTVVSLAPLLVVVLGGTALLLPGTIPGGAGRWLVLILTALLGILASLPLGFVIGSVVRRLQQVTTWGMLPIVGLAWISGIFGSMDDLWGWVQGLAQMFPLYWLGHLMRAVLLGDPAVGGELGGEWRIALGIAVLLAWAVIGTGLAGLLVRRMARRQSGAAVAEAREQSAMQFVR